Proteins from one Thermococcus sp. M36 genomic window:
- a CDS encoding formate--phosphoribosylaminoimidazolecarboxamide ligase codes for MRIATYASHSALQILKGAKGEGFETIAFGNPRVRPLYTRYFPVADHFIEGTYPEEELLELDAVVIPTGSFVAHLGIELVERMKVPYYGNKEVLKWENDRTLERRWLEKAKLRLPRVYEDPDDIDGPVIVKPHGAKGGKGYFLAKSPEDFWRKAERLGVRDKDSLGGIQIQEYVLGVPVYPHYFYSKLNRELELMSIDRRYESNADAIGRIPAKEQLALEPNTNYTVIGNIPIVLRESLLMDVIEAGERTVKAAEELMGGLWGPFCLEGVFTEELEFVVFEISARIVAGTNPFVHGSPYSWLRYDYPVSTGRRIAMELRQAEDEERLDEILT; via the coding sequence ATGAGAATAGCGACCTACGCTTCACACTCGGCCCTTCAGATTTTGAAGGGAGCAAAGGGAGAGGGCTTTGAGACGATAGCCTTCGGAAACCCCCGCGTTAGGCCCCTCTACACCAGATACTTCCCGGTGGCGGATCATTTCATCGAGGGAACTTATCCCGAGGAAGAGCTCCTTGAGCTCGACGCGGTCGTCATACCAACCGGCTCGTTCGTTGCCCACCTCGGAATTGAGCTTGTCGAGCGCATGAAGGTTCCCTACTACGGCAACAAAGAAGTCCTGAAGTGGGAGAACGACAGAACGCTTGAGAGGAGGTGGCTTGAGAAGGCGAAGCTTCGCCTTCCGAGGGTTTACGAGGACCCAGACGACATAGACGGGCCGGTCATAGTCAAGCCCCACGGGGCGAAGGGCGGAAAGGGCTACTTCCTGGCGAAGAGCCCCGAGGACTTCTGGAGAAAGGCCGAGAGGCTTGGCGTCAGGGACAAGGACAGCCTTGGGGGAATTCAGATTCAGGAGTACGTCCTCGGCGTTCCGGTTTACCCCCACTACTTCTACTCGAAGCTCAATCGCGAGCTGGAGCTGATGAGCATTGATAGAAGGTATGAGTCAAACGCCGACGCGATAGGCAGGATCCCTGCCAAAGAGCAGCTTGCCCTTGAACCCAACACCAACTACACGGTGATAGGCAACATCCCGATAGTCCTCCGCGAGAGCCTGCTGATGGACGTCATCGAGGCCGGGGAGAGGACGGTCAAAGCTGCCGAGGAGCTCATGGGCGGTCTCTGGGGCCCCTTCTGTCTGGAGGGAGTCTTCACCGAGGAGCTTGAGTTCGTCGTCTTCGAGATTTCCGCCAGGATAGTCGCTGGAACGAACCCCTTCGTCCACGGCTCCCCCTACAGCTGGCTCCGCTATGATTATCCGGTCAGCACCGGAAGGAGGATAGCGATGGAGCTGAGGCAAGCTGAGGATGAGGAAAGGCTCGACGAAATTTTGACGTGA
- the purQ gene encoding phosphoribosylformylglycinamidine synthase I, whose protein sequence is MVRFAVVVFPGTNCDFETERAIRKAGAEAERVWYKTSLKDFDGVVLPGGFSYADYLRAGAIAAGQEIMEEVREFAREGRPVLGICNGFQVLTEAGLLPGALRPNRIPRFLCRWVHLRIADVETPFTSLYEPGEVIRMPIAHAEGNYYVDDPSKVRIVFQYSDEKGNITGEANPNGSVLNIAAIANERSNVLGTMPHPERASDRFLGGEDGLRLFRSMVEWARR, encoded by the coding sequence ATGGTTCGCTTTGCGGTGGTGGTGTTTCCGGGAACCAACTGCGACTTCGAGACCGAGAGGGCCATAAGAAAGGCCGGTGCCGAGGCCGAGCGTGTCTGGTACAAAACGAGCCTCAAGGACTTCGATGGCGTGGTTTTGCCTGGCGGCTTCAGCTACGCCGATTATCTTCGCGCTGGAGCGATAGCGGCGGGACAGGAGATAATGGAGGAAGTCAGGGAGTTCGCCCGCGAGGGGAGACCCGTCCTCGGGATATGCAACGGCTTTCAGGTTCTGACGGAGGCGGGTCTCCTTCCGGGAGCACTGAGGCCGAACAGGATTCCGCGCTTTCTCTGCAGGTGGGTGCACCTGAGGATTGCCGATGTAGAGACGCCATTCACTTCTCTCTACGAGCCGGGAGAGGTCATAAGGATGCCAATAGCCCACGCGGAGGGCAACTACTACGTAGACGACCCGTCAAAGGTCAGAATCGTCTTCCAGTACAGTGACGAAAAGGGCAACATCACGGGGGAGGCCAACCCCAACGGCTCGGTTCTCAACATAGCGGCGATAGCCAACGAGAGGAGCAACGTCCTCGGAACGATGCCCCATCCGGAGAGGGCAAGCGACAGATTTCTTGGCGGTGAGGACGGCCTGAGGCTCTTCAGGAGCATGGTAGAGTGGGCGAGGAGGTGA
- a CDS encoding TonB-dependent receptor: MGHTVYYRIHIEKWEEFRVFLAAVARGLGYHLMDRGEYVVVLPDCPLVEPLEIKKEGWGFAKTNLVEPCHSVYLLILYSISAFGSVDVWED; encoded by the coding sequence TTGGGACACACGGTGTACTACCGGATCCACATCGAGAAATGGGAGGAGTTCAGGGTGTTCTTGGCCGCAGTTGCCAGGGGGCTTGGATACCACCTCATGGATAGGGGTGAGTACGTTGTTGTATTGCCCGACTGTCCCTTGGTTGAACCGCTGGAGATAAAGAAAGAGGGCTGGGGCTTTGCAAAGACAAACTTGGTTGAGCCGTGTCATTCGGTGTACCTGCTGATACTTTACTCGATTTCTGCTTTTGGCTCTGTTGACGTGTGGGAGGACTGA
- the purS gene encoding phosphoribosylformylglycinamidine synthase subunit PurS produces the protein MRWKVTVVVRLKEGLNDPEGRVIGNALRNLGYAVENLRVPKYFEFELESEEPEREVEEMCKKLLANPLIHSWEYRVEPVS, from the coding sequence ATGAGGTGGAAGGTTACTGTCGTCGTTCGCCTCAAGGAAGGCCTCAATGACCCTGAAGGAAGGGTCATAGGAAACGCCCTCAGGAACCTCGGCTACGCGGTAGAAAACCTGCGCGTTCCCAAGTACTTCGAATTCGAGCTGGAGAGCGAAGAGCCCGAGCGGGAAGTGGAGGAGATGTGCAAAAAGCTCCTCGCTAACCCGCTGATCCACAGCTGGGAGTACAGGGTAGAACCGGTGAGCTGA
- a CDS encoding GMP synthase subunit A — protein sequence MIIIMDNGGQYVHRIWRTLRYLGVGAKIIPNTTPLEEIKAMKPKGIIFSGGPDIEKTGNCSAILEHYDEFNVPILGICLGHQLIAKHFGGKVGRGEKAEYSLVEVEILEENDIFRGLPERLKVWESHMDEVKELPKGFKLLARSETCPVEAMKHESLPIYGVQFHPEVAHTERGADIYRNFAELCGEL from the coding sequence ATGATAATCATCATGGACAACGGCGGGCAGTACGTCCACAGGATATGGAGGACGCTCCGCTATCTCGGTGTCGGGGCCAAGATAATCCCCAACACGACGCCGCTTGAGGAGATAAAGGCCATGAAGCCGAAGGGTATAATCTTCTCGGGCGGTCCGGACATCGAGAAGACCGGCAACTGCTCCGCTATCTTGGAGCACTACGACGAATTCAACGTGCCGATACTTGGAATCTGTCTCGGGCACCAGCTGATAGCGAAGCACTTCGGCGGAAAGGTCGGAAGGGGTGAAAAAGCTGAATACAGCCTCGTTGAGGTGGAGATACTGGAGGAGAACGACATCTTCCGTGGGCTTCCGGAGAGGCTCAAGGTCTGGGAGAGCCACATGGATGAGGTGAAGGAGTTACCTAAGGGCTTCAAACTCCTCGCGAGGAGCGAGACCTGCCCCGTTGAGGCCATGAAGCACGAGAGCCTTCCCATCTACGGCGTCCAGTTCCATCCTGAGGTTGCTCACACGGAGAGGGGGGCGGATATATACCGCAACTTCGCAGAGCTCTGCGGCGAACTCTAG
- a CDS encoding DUF2101 family protein, translated as MGLDLEELLYRIGEGAETLPGRAARALGDIIVPEASPKPPSFKLLRKLVRKDVTVHELLSLRLQLSFIAYLLANLLLMILHPSPAAVLALSMIEALYVRRTTLKYRDFFVDHEPYAFFYTYLTAITFLAFEGYVAVKRYYPHAGYQYMYLIAVFLLVLAFRWAFKEKYGRDYTYGTVEEVKNDLARVFVHDDIAANVKPGRYWVPAVRDLAPGRVVKLLVEDRKLRGAIPVRILEVYLGEPQGQSSHTSTEPKAEIE; from the coding sequence ATGGGATTGGACCTCGAAGAACTGCTGTACAGAATAGGAGAGGGGGCAGAAACCCTTCCCGGAAGAGCCGCAAGGGCACTGGGGGACATCATCGTCCCGGAGGCTTCCCCCAAACCCCCCTCGTTTAAGCTCCTCCGGAAGCTCGTCAGAAAAGACGTGACCGTCCACGAGCTCCTCAGCCTGCGCCTCCAGCTGAGCTTTATAGCATACCTCCTCGCAAACCTGCTTTTAATGATACTCCATCCCAGCCCCGCTGCCGTGCTGGCGCTCTCCATGATCGAGGCCCTCTACGTGAGGAGAACCACCTTAAAATACCGGGACTTCTTCGTGGATCACGAGCCCTACGCGTTTTTCTACACGTACCTCACGGCTATAACTTTCCTGGCGTTCGAGGGATACGTGGCAGTAAAGCGGTACTATCCGCACGCAGGGTACCAGTACATGTACCTCATCGCCGTATTCCTGCTGGTTCTCGCCTTCAGGTGGGCCTTCAAAGAAAAGTATGGGAGGGACTACACCTACGGGACAGTAGAGGAGGTCAAAAACGACCTCGCCAGGGTCTTCGTCCACGACGACATAGCGGCAAACGTAAAGCCCGGCCGGTACTGGGTTCCCGCCGTGAGAGACCTCGCTCCGGGAAGGGTCGTGAAGCTCCTCGTCGAGGACAGAAAGCTCAGGGGGGCGATCCCCGTAAGGATACTGGAGGTATACCTCGGTGAACCCCAGGGTCAGTCCTCCCACACGTCAACAGAGCCAAAAGCAGAAATCGAGTAA
- a CDS encoding DUF2341 domain-containing protein has product MEVRRMRRRGFIINYTVLVLLIPLLLLAATYSDVQNQIVTAQAENIMAERMGWTLSYIQLDLENALKISGKRALATMITYLADERRFIDGMANETMKDLILTGSSSTLVGFDPQSIMKNQTITAWLKEISQKIAGDGYTLSYPTPLPVELKIVPLDSFHIAIKARISNLTITDRNGRVVYSGSIPVEGYTYVVIGLDGTEDPPYPVFTSSRYQRPIQACEFSYPELGQLPIKWLTGVGNSSLEKVVGTYGVDVIMGQYSLTHTGVQAEILNTSVDGTLVNPSTVFSVNDTGVMVFSNISVPYTTGNWGTVSTDYEHRISFTLTNFQPGTLTLVKMDVSRIAADTAHDGRSAAILIRDQNDNPVNFWIERWDDTTNTLWLWMNTTDTDTYWLYYSTNDAYRTRGYGEETLFLLIDDFTGSSLDPAKWNALGSYSLDGEYITLQSTGRVIVSNATFSPPFFVRWRMEPPISRAGAETYQAPLGGANYIEVNITYTDGGSWRIAYWPFDGTADSIADIENNGRTPYIDTYDDALVAKQWIESQGGSVYPDYQIPIYLNSTVIQGINYNPATNRAEIQITDESGKLIPFWIEYWNSNGALIWIKANLTERYEARINSTLVSGLFRWFGTRYYYISNTRISGGILEYDIGSTTLYWGDQRTFSFVEYRRYLETTTKIRIIYNTGVPTRGNGSQVFEFFDDFDGAGLDTGRWNVGGDSGRITVSNGILKLNGDNNANTPDVWIWTKQTFSESYVIGMKTFIGSSSTDDPFWLWYIDSNGYGWMEDLYYDGDLGWFNVNDGSAYFNLVDGGNYLRDTWTRVEIAVTPPDIFGDVDFITYQNQSGPFQGTWSGNTVQVSSYTGYTAESNEPIGLGQFAGSSTEYDFIYVRKYLNPDYLSITVTKHLGSQPLAYEMTGRTAFPSLEVLRNWESIAGANVPTLSLFTTYEANVSYSSITLAKLADPTTVDGSVSAAEGPTGSANVSLVTESSGVRFDWIIVGKSYVTSGATMGEIQVPGSVVWNLYSAVAFDVQPFADCLTYDKYFGVYAAPSFFERLEGNFDPASTGINGPYWDDAVQMQKELGLIPANGTPYPIGLLTFIYQPSDEKLIAALIDNGYDPTSAISSGVSSADVYWISAVVGTSIPGFTPASTIPTGYRVWGVSMGNGNYVSLSSIGFYIDTGTAGEVLGSLGSAWLLDR; this is encoded by the coding sequence ATGGAGGTCAGGAGGATGAGACGCAGGGGATTTATCATAAACTATACCGTACTTGTCCTTCTTATACCGTTACTGCTGCTCGCCGCTACTTATTCAGACGTCCAGAACCAGATCGTGACTGCACAGGCCGAGAATATCATGGCCGAAAGAATGGGGTGGACCCTGAGCTACATTCAGCTCGACCTCGAAAATGCCCTGAAGATAAGCGGCAAAAGGGCCCTGGCGACAATGATAACCTACCTCGCCGACGAGAGGAGGTTCATAGACGGGATGGCCAACGAGACCATGAAGGATCTGATCCTGACTGGAAGCTCAAGCACCCTCGTGGGCTTTGATCCCCAGAGCATAATGAAGAACCAGACCATAACGGCCTGGCTGAAGGAGATTTCCCAGAAGATAGCCGGAGACGGATACACCCTGAGCTACCCCACTCCCCTGCCAGTGGAGCTGAAGATAGTGCCCCTCGACTCGTTCCACATCGCGATAAAAGCGAGGATTTCAAACCTGACGATAACCGACAGAAACGGCAGGGTGGTTTACTCCGGCTCCATCCCGGTGGAGGGGTATACGTACGTGGTCATAGGGCTGGACGGGACTGAAGACCCCCCGTATCCCGTGTTCACCTCCAGCAGATACCAGAGACCCATCCAGGCCTGCGAGTTCAGCTATCCGGAGCTCGGACAGCTCCCGATCAAATGGCTCACCGGGGTCGGAAACTCAAGCCTTGAAAAAGTCGTTGGAACCTACGGTGTGGACGTCATCATGGGGCAGTACAGCCTCACCCACACCGGCGTCCAGGCCGAGATACTCAACACGAGCGTGGACGGCACCCTTGTGAACCCTTCAACGGTCTTTTCAGTCAACGACACGGGGGTTATGGTGTTCTCAAACATCAGTGTCCCCTACACCACGGGGAACTGGGGCACCGTGAGCACCGACTACGAGCACAGGATCAGCTTTACCCTCACAAACTTCCAGCCGGGGACGCTCACCCTCGTGAAGATGGACGTCTCCAGAATCGCCGCTGACACCGCCCACGACGGGAGGAGCGCGGCCATACTCATACGGGACCAGAACGACAATCCCGTGAACTTCTGGATAGAGAGGTGGGACGACACAACAAACACGCTGTGGCTCTGGATGAACACGACCGACACGGACACCTACTGGCTCTACTACTCCACGAACGACGCCTACAGGACGAGGGGGTACGGTGAGGAGACCCTCTTCCTGCTGATAGACGACTTCACGGGTTCAAGCCTTGATCCGGCCAAGTGGAACGCCCTCGGGAGCTACTCGCTAGACGGGGAGTACATAACCCTCCAGAGCACTGGAAGGGTCATAGTCTCGAACGCAACGTTCTCGCCCCCGTTCTTTGTCAGGTGGCGCATGGAGCCCCCGATAAGCAGGGCTGGCGCGGAGACGTACCAGGCACCTCTCGGTGGTGCGAACTATATTGAGGTCAACATAACATACACCGATGGAGGTTCCTGGAGAATCGCATACTGGCCATTTGATGGAACCGCGGACAGCATAGCGGACATTGAGAACAACGGGCGGACACCCTATATAGACACATACGACGATGCCCTGGTCGCAAAGCAGTGGATAGAGAGCCAGGGCGGTTCCGTTTACCCGGACTACCAGATCCCGATATACCTGAACTCAACCGTGATCCAGGGAATAAACTACAACCCGGCCACGAACAGGGCGGAGATCCAGATAACCGACGAAAGCGGAAAGCTAATACCATTCTGGATAGAGTACTGGAACAGCAACGGGGCGCTGATATGGATCAAGGCCAACTTAACGGAGAGGTATGAGGCAAGGATAAACAGTACACTAGTTTCAGGGCTCTTTAGATGGTTTGGGACAAGATATTACTATATCTCAAACACGAGAATCTCTGGGGGGATTCTTGAATATGACATAGGGAGTACAACCCTCTATTGGGGAGACCAGAGAACATTTTCCTTTGTTGAATATAGAAGGTACCTCGAAACGACCACAAAAATCAGAATAATCTACAACACAGGTGTCCCAACGCGCGGGAACGGGAGCCAGGTCTTCGAGTTCTTCGATGACTTCGATGGAGCCGGTCTGGACACCGGCAGGTGGAACGTTGGAGGCGATTCCGGGAGAATAACCGTCAGCAACGGCATCCTCAAGCTGAACGGGGACAACAACGCCAATACCCCAGATGTATGGATATGGACAAAGCAGACGTTCTCCGAGAGCTACGTGATCGGCATGAAGACTTTCATCGGATCCAGCAGCACGGATGACCCGTTCTGGCTGTGGTACATAGACTCCAATGGATACGGATGGATGGAGGATTTATACTACGATGGAGACCTCGGATGGTTTAATGTAAATGACGGCAGTGCCTACTTCAACCTCGTGGACGGAGGTAACTACCTTAGAGATACTTGGACGCGCGTCGAGATAGCGGTTACTCCACCGGACATCTTCGGGGACGTGGATTTCATCACCTACCAGAACCAGAGCGGGCCCTTCCAGGGGACGTGGAGCGGAAACACTGTCCAGGTCAGCAGCTACACAGGCTATACTGCGGAATCCAACGAACCCATAGGTCTGGGACAGTTCGCAGGCAGCTCAACTGAATACGACTTCATCTACGTTCGCAAGTATCTCAACCCAGACTACCTCTCTATCACGGTGACCAAGCACCTTGGGAGCCAGCCGCTGGCCTACGAGATGACCGGAAGAACCGCCTTCCCGAGCCTCGAAGTGCTGAGGAACTGGGAGAGCATAGCGGGTGCCAACGTGCCGACGCTTTCGCTGTTCACGACCTACGAGGCCAACGTCAGCTACTCCTCCATAACGCTGGCGAAGCTTGCCGACCCAACCACAGTCGACGGCTCCGTGAGCGCCGCGGAGGGGCCCACGGGGAGCGCCAACGTCTCCCTTGTGACTGAATCCTCCGGCGTCCGGTTTGACTGGATAATCGTCGGGAAGTCCTACGTGACAAGCGGCGCCACCATGGGGGAGATCCAGGTTCCGGGGAGTGTGGTATGGAACCTCTACAGTGCAGTCGCCTTTGACGTCCAGCCGTTCGCTGACTGCCTGACCTATGACAAATACTTCGGTGTGTACGCGGCTCCATCCTTCTTTGAGAGGCTTGAGGGCAACTTTGACCCTGCATCAACCGGGATAAACGGGCCGTACTGGGACGACGCAGTGCAGATGCAGAAGGAGCTCGGGCTCATCCCCGCCAACGGCACACCTTACCCCATCGGGCTCCTCACGTTCATATACCAGCCGAGCGACGAAAAGCTTATAGCGGCGCTCATAGACAACGGATACGACCCCACTTCCGCCATCAGCTCGGGTGTATCCTCCGCCGACGTTTACTGGATCAGCGCGGTCGTTGGAACCTCCATACCCGGGTTCACTCCGGCCTCGACAATCCCCACTGGATACCGGGTCTGGGGCGTCTCGATGGGCAACGGCAACTACGTCTCCCTCTCATCAATCGGGTTCTACATAGACACCGGGACTGCCGGAGAGGTACTGGGGAGCCTCGGGAGTGCATGGCTGCTGGACAGGTGA
- the guaA gene encoding glutamine-hydrolyzing GMP synthase, producing the protein MWERFIEEKVEEIRETVGDGKAIIALSGGVDSSVAAVLAHKAIGDKLHAVFVNTGFMRKNEPEFVVKTFRDEFGLNLHYVDAGERFFSELKGVTDPEEKRKIIGRVFIEVFEEVAREIDAQFLIQGTIAPDWIESKGKIKSHHNVGGLPERLNLKLIEPLRDLYKDEVRELGRELGLPEKIYNRMPFPGPGLAVRVLGEVTPKKVAIVREANAIVEEEIEKAGLKPWQAFAVLLGVKTVGVQGDIRAYKETIAVRVVESLDGMTANAMNVPFEVLQRIAFRITSEIPEVGRVLYDITNKPPATIEFE; encoded by the coding sequence ATGTGGGAGAGGTTCATCGAGGAGAAGGTTGAGGAGATTAGGGAAACGGTCGGCGATGGAAAGGCGATAATAGCACTCTCCGGCGGTGTTGACAGCTCCGTTGCCGCGGTGCTTGCTCACAAGGCCATAGGCGATAAACTCCACGCGGTCTTTGTCAACACCGGCTTTATGAGGAAGAACGAGCCGGAGTTCGTCGTCAAGACCTTCCGGGACGAGTTCGGGCTTAACCTGCACTACGTCGATGCCGGCGAGAGGTTCTTCAGCGAGCTTAAGGGTGTCACTGACCCCGAGGAGAAGAGGAAGATAATCGGCAGGGTCTTCATCGAGGTGTTTGAAGAGGTCGCGAGGGAGATTGATGCCCAGTTCCTCATCCAGGGAACCATAGCTCCAGACTGGATAGAGAGCAAGGGGAAAATCAAGAGCCACCACAACGTTGGAGGACTGCCCGAGAGACTTAACCTCAAGCTCATAGAGCCGCTCCGCGACCTCTACAAGGACGAGGTCAGGGAACTTGGCAGGGAGCTCGGCCTCCCGGAGAAGATATACAACCGCATGCCCTTCCCGGGGCCCGGCCTTGCCGTCCGCGTCCTCGGCGAAGTTACGCCGAAGAAGGTCGCCATCGTTAGAGAGGCTAATGCCATAGTCGAGGAGGAGATCGAGAAGGCCGGACTGAAACCCTGGCAGGCCTTCGCCGTTCTGCTGGGAGTGAAAACCGTTGGAGTTCAGGGCGACATAAGGGCCTACAAGGAAACAATCGCTGTCCGCGTCGTTGAGAGCCTCGACGGCATGACGGCCAATGCCATGAACGTTCCCTTCGAGGTCCTCCAGAGGATAGCCTTCAGGATAACGAGCGAGATACCCGAGGTTGGAAGGGTGCTCTACGACATCACCAACAAACCCCCGGCGACGATAGAGTTTGAGTGA
- the purL gene encoding phosphoribosylformylglycinamidine synthase subunit PurL, with protein sequence MFPHEETLIRERLGREPNELEWAMLEVMWSEHASYKSSRKWLKLLPTSNEHVVLGPGEDAGIIRFDDETWVVVGIESHNHPSAVEPYGGAATGVGGIVRDILCMGARPIALLDPIRFGPLEKERNRYLFEYVVKGIADYGNRIGVPTVGGETEFDESLDKYTLVNVACIGIMRPEHLVHSYVTEAGLKLVLVGNRTGRDGIHGVTFASEELGEDTEEDRSAVQIPDPFTEKLLIEATLEAVYTGKVKALKDLGGGGLTCAASEMAGKKDLGTVIHADRVPLREPGMSVAEVMISESQERMLFAVSEADVDALGKVFEKYGLEWTVVGEVIEEPRFVIYWMGEKAADLPIELLTDVPTIEWEMRPYSLEMDVETPDVSFEKAFDLVWGSPNVMSKRWIWQQYDHEVQGRTVLKPGRDAAVLKLNDEYGLAFVADGNPGHSYLNPYQGAMGAVAEVVRNLVSVGAKPLALVDNLNFASPERPEVYWSFAETVRGLADAAKAFGLAYVSGNVSFYNEVVDRPIKPTPVVAGLGKVKLEEIPEMGLSSGLLIGVVGVTKAELGGSELFARLGIEGGFAPRVDLEAEKANAEGILTAIKKGLVRAVHDVSRGGIAVALGEMAITGNSGFVVDLSKVPAETSSPIEVAFSEGHSRYIVAFPEENLDELTAIFRDFALIGKAGGKDAVFLWDERELLRKPLEELRAIHESLPKLMGEEE encoded by the coding sequence ATGTTCCCGCACGAGGAGACGCTCATCCGTGAAAGGCTCGGCAGGGAGCCGAACGAACTTGAGTGGGCGATGCTTGAGGTCATGTGGAGCGAGCACGCTTCATACAAGTCCAGCAGAAAGTGGCTCAAGCTTTTGCCCACAAGCAACGAGCACGTGGTTTTGGGCCCCGGTGAGGACGCTGGAATAATCAGGTTTGACGACGAGACCTGGGTAGTCGTTGGAATCGAGAGCCACAACCATCCGAGCGCGGTCGAGCCCTATGGCGGAGCGGCAACAGGTGTCGGCGGAATAGTGAGGGACATCCTCTGCATGGGGGCAAGACCAATAGCACTCCTCGACCCGATACGCTTCGGGCCATTGGAGAAGGAGCGGAACCGCTACCTCTTCGAGTACGTCGTCAAGGGCATAGCCGACTACGGCAACAGGATAGGCGTCCCGACCGTTGGTGGAGAGACAGAGTTTGACGAGAGCCTCGATAAATACACCCTCGTCAACGTCGCCTGCATCGGGATAATGAGGCCGGAACATCTCGTCCACAGCTACGTAACTGAAGCCGGTCTGAAGCTCGTCCTAGTCGGCAACAGAACCGGAAGGGATGGCATTCACGGTGTCACCTTTGCGAGCGAGGAGCTTGGTGAGGACACCGAGGAAGACCGCTCTGCCGTTCAGATTCCCGACCCTTTCACGGAAAAGCTCCTCATAGAGGCAACTCTTGAAGCTGTATACACCGGCAAAGTTAAAGCTCTAAAAGACCTCGGGGGCGGCGGTCTCACCTGCGCCGCCTCGGAGATGGCTGGCAAGAAGGACCTCGGCACGGTAATCCACGCTGACCGCGTTCCTCTCCGCGAGCCGGGGATGAGCGTTGCCGAGGTCATGATCTCCGAGAGCCAGGAGAGGATGCTCTTCGCGGTTAGCGAAGCCGACGTTGATGCCCTCGGAAAGGTCTTCGAGAAGTACGGCCTCGAATGGACAGTGGTGGGGGAGGTCATCGAGGAGCCGCGCTTTGTGATATACTGGATGGGTGAGAAGGCTGCAGATCTACCCATCGAACTCCTCACGGACGTTCCGACAATAGAGTGGGAGATGAGGCCCTACAGCTTGGAAATGGATGTCGAAACCCCTGACGTTTCCTTTGAGAAGGCCTTCGACCTCGTCTGGGGGAGCCCCAACGTGATGAGCAAGCGCTGGATTTGGCAGCAGTACGACCACGAGGTTCAGGGGAGGACCGTCCTTAAGCCCGGAAGAGATGCCGCCGTTCTGAAGCTCAACGACGAGTATGGCCTGGCCTTCGTTGCCGACGGAAACCCCGGCCACAGCTACCTCAACCCCTACCAAGGGGCGATGGGCGCTGTTGCAGAGGTCGTCAGAAACCTGGTGAGTGTTGGAGCTAAACCTCTCGCCTTGGTGGACAACCTCAACTTCGCCTCGCCCGAGAGGCCCGAAGTGTACTGGAGCTTCGCCGAGACCGTCAGGGGTCTGGCGGATGCGGCTAAAGCCTTTGGCTTGGCCTACGTCAGCGGCAACGTCAGCTTCTACAACGAGGTCGTTGACAGGCCGATAAAGCCGACCCCTGTCGTTGCCGGCCTCGGAAAGGTCAAGCTTGAGGAAATTCCTGAGATGGGGCTCAGCAGCGGACTGCTCATAGGCGTCGTTGGGGTAACGAAGGCCGAACTCGGCGGCTCGGAGCTGTTCGCGAGGCTCGGCATCGAGGGTGGCTTTGCCCCGCGTGTAGACCTTGAGGCCGAGAAGGCCAACGCCGAGGGAATCCTGACGGCGATAAAGAAGGGCCTCGTCAGAGCGGTTCACGACGTGAGCAGGGGCGGAATAGCCGTTGCCCTGGGGGAGATGGCCATCACCGGAAACAGCGGCTTTGTGGTTGACCTGTCAAAGGTTCCCGCCGAAACTTCTAGCCCAATCGAGGTCGCCTTCAGCGAGGGCCACTCCCGCTATATCGTGGCCTTCCCGGAGGAGAACCTCGATGAGCTCACTGCCATCTTCAGGGACTTCGCCCTCATTGGAAAGGCAGGGGGAAAAGATGCCGTCTTCCTCTGGGACGAAAGGGAGCTCCTCCGAAAGCCCCTCGAAGAGCTTAGAGCAATCCACGAGTCCCTGCCCAAGCTGATGGGTGAGGAGGAATGA